A region from the Wansuia hejianensis genome encodes:
- a CDS encoding radical SAM protein, whose product MTYIQMDQCRICPRKCGAARNKGGTGVCGVTAELKVARAALHMWEEPCISGARGSGTVFFSGCALGCVYCQNEAPAAGQAGVTVTAARLAELFLELQDKGAANINLVTPSHYVPQILDAAVQSRARGLKLPFVYNCGGYEDPESLRMLEDVVDVYLTDFKYMDGEAALRYSKAPDYPVRAKGALEEMVRQQPEPVFDSEGMMQKGVIVRHLLLPGHVENGRQVVKYVYESYGNRVYLSLMNQYTPFPRLAGRFPELCRRVTKREYHALVDYALELGVENGFIQEGETAQESFIPSFNGEGVKK is encoded by the coding sequence ATGACCTACATACAGATGGATCAGTGCAGGATCTGCCCCCGGAAATGCGGAGCGGCAAGAAACAAGGGCGGTACAGGCGTCTGCGGCGTGACGGCAGAGCTGAAGGTTGCAAGGGCCGCCCTGCATATGTGGGAAGAACCCTGCATATCAGGAGCGCGGGGTTCAGGGACAGTATTTTTCTCCGGCTGTGCCTTGGGCTGCGTCTATTGCCAGAATGAAGCTCCGGCCGCAGGGCAGGCAGGTGTGACAGTCACCGCCGCCCGCCTGGCGGAACTATTCCTGGAGCTGCAGGATAAAGGGGCGGCGAATATTAATCTGGTCACGCCCAGCCATTACGTGCCGCAGATCCTGGACGCCGCCGTGCAGTCGCGGGCCAGGGGATTAAAATTGCCGTTTGTCTACAACTGCGGCGGATACGAAGACCCGGAGAGCCTCCGGATGCTGGAGGACGTGGTGGACGTTTACCTGACAGATTTCAAGTATATGGATGGGGAGGCCGCACTCAGATATTCAAAGGCTCCCGATTATCCTGTCCGGGCGAAAGGGGCTCTGGAAGAGATGGTGCGCCAGCAGCCGGAGCCTGTGTTTGATTCGGAAGGCATGATGCAAAAAGGAGTGATTGTGCGTCATCTGCTTTTGCCCGGCCATGTGGAAAACGGCCGTCAGGTGGTGAAATATGTCTATGAGTCATACGGGAATAGGGTGTATTTAAGCCTGATGAACCAGTACACCCCCTTCCCGCGGCTCGCCGGCCGGTTTCCGGAGCTGTGTCGGAGAGTGACAAAACGGGAGTATCACGCATTGGTAGATTATGCGCTGGAGCTGGGGGTGGAAAATGGATTTATACAGGAGGGCGAGACAGCGCAGGAAAGCTTCATCCCTTCTTTTAACGGAGAGGGAGTAAAGAAATGA
- a CDS encoding ABC transporter substrate-binding protein, whose protein sequence is MKKKIVSMLCLPLTLSLLFAGCGKESAKEPADSGSPTASSASSSASSASSSSSASNDTDDADALTPVTLNEVAHSIFYAPMYVAIEEGYFEEEGIDLTLVTGFGADKVLTALISGEADIGFMGPESSIYAYLEGANDVVVNFAQLTQRAGNFVVAREPMADFKWDDLKGKNVLGGRKGGMPEMVFEYVLKQNGIDPAADLEINQSIDFGSTAAAFSGGQGDFSIEFEPSATALEEEGAGYVVASVGEESGYVPYTAFSAKSSYMEEHPEIIQSFTNALQKGMDYVQTHTPEEIAGVISSQFVETDISTITTIVTRYYEQDTWKSNLIFEQDSFDLLQNILESAGELAERAPYDKLVTTGYAKTAAQK, encoded by the coding sequence ATGAAAAAGAAAATTGTATCCATGCTCTGCCTGCCCCTGACGCTTTCCCTGCTGTTTGCCGGCTGTGGAAAGGAATCTGCCAAAGAGCCCGCGGACTCCGGTTCGCCGACGGCTTCTTCTGCTTCTTCCAGCGCTTCTTCTGCCTCCTCCTCATCCTCCGCTTCGAATGATACGGACGATGCGGACGCACTCACTCCCGTCACTTTGAACGAAGTGGCACATTCTATTTTTTACGCGCCGATGTATGTGGCCATTGAGGAAGGGTATTTTGAGGAAGAGGGAATCGATCTGACTCTGGTTACAGGATTCGGGGCTGACAAGGTTCTGACCGCCCTGATCTCCGGGGAAGCGGATATCGGATTCATGGGACCGGAATCTTCTATCTACGCTTATCTGGAGGGGGCGAACGATGTGGTTGTGAACTTCGCCCAGCTGACCCAACGCGCCGGCAACTTTGTGGTTGCCCGGGAACCGATGGCTGACTTTAAATGGGATGACCTGAAGGGCAAAAATGTGCTGGGAGGCCGGAAAGGCGGAATGCCGGAAATGGTCTTTGAATACGTTTTGAAACAGAATGGCATCGACCCGGCCGCTGATCTGGAAATCAACCAGAGTATTGATTTCGGTTCTACAGCCGCAGCTTTCTCAGGCGGCCAGGGCGACTTCAGCATTGAGTTTGAACCCTCCGCCACAGCCCTGGAGGAAGAAGGCGCCGGCTATGTGGTCGCGTCCGTGGGCGAAGAATCCGGCTACGTCCCCTACACGGCTTTCAGTGCAAAGTCCAGCTATATGGAAGAGCATCCTGAAATCATCCAGTCCTTCACCAACGCTCTTCAGAAAGGGATGGATTATGTCCAGACCCATACCCCGGAGGAAATTGCAGGCGTGATTTCTTCACAGTTTGTAGAGACCGATATTTCCACAATCACGACCATCGTAACCCGTTATTACGAACAGGACACCTGGAAATCCAACCTGATCTTTGAACAGGACAGTTTCGACCTGCTTCAGAATATTCTGGAAAGCGCCGGTGAACTGGCAGAACGGGCTCCTTACGATAAACTGGTGACAACCGGTTACGCAAAAACCGCCGCACAGAAATAA
- a CDS encoding alpha/beta hydrolase produces MIKRISLEPAAIEVSDANAVPPLIFQLPPCKGREVLEEVQSSPVCMCPAEIQKTMVNTGRWGRIRVYVVRPERRQCTGNVIFYIHGAGWVFGSFYTHEKLVRELAARTGSVIIFPEYSRAPEARYPIAIEQCYQILCMLPALAAQSGFELNPETLTVAGDSAGGNMAIAMTLMAKYRRGPYIQKQLLYYPVTNACFQTSSYCQFAEDYYLYREGMIWFWNQYTRSERERNQITASPLRTSQENLRGLPTAMILNGEADVLRDEGEAYARKLRDAGVSVTAIRFQGMIHDFVMLNALDQTNACRAAMNVSVDWINELNCERSCG; encoded by the coding sequence ATGATAAAGAGAATTTCGCTGGAACCGGCGGCAATTGAGGTTAGCGATGCAAATGCGGTGCCGCCGCTGATTTTTCAGCTTCCGCCCTGCAAAGGCCGTGAAGTGCTGGAAGAGGTACAGAGTTCACCCGTGTGCATGTGTCCGGCTGAGATCCAGAAGACTATGGTGAATACAGGAAGATGGGGAAGAATTCGTGTGTATGTGGTGCGTCCGGAACGGAGGCAATGTACCGGAAATGTCATTTTCTATATTCACGGCGCCGGCTGGGTATTCGGAAGTTTTTATACCCATGAAAAGCTGGTGAGGGAGTTGGCGGCCCGGACAGGATCTGTTATCATATTCCCGGAATATTCCAGAGCGCCTGAAGCACGGTATCCTATAGCTATAGAACAGTGTTACCAGATACTCTGTATGCTGCCGGCCCTCGCGGCACAATCGGGTTTTGAACTGAATCCGGAGACTCTGACCGTGGCCGGGGACAGTGCAGGAGGCAATATGGCAATCGCTATGACCCTGATGGCAAAATACCGAAGAGGGCCGTATATCCAGAAACAGCTTTTGTATTATCCTGTGACAAACGCCTGTTTCCAGACCAGTTCCTACTGCCAGTTTGCCGAAGATTATTACCTGTACCGTGAAGGAATGATCTGGTTTTGGAATCAGTATACCAGGTCAGAACGGGAGCGGAACCAGATTACTGCATCGCCTCTGCGCACCAGCCAGGAAAACCTGAGGGGCCTGCCCACGGCCATGATCCTCAACGGAGAAGCTGATGTACTGAGAGATGAAGGTGAAGCATATGCCAGGAAACTTCGGGATGCAGGGGTCAGCGTGACTGCCATACGGTTCCAGGGGATGATCCATGATTTTGTTATGCTGAATGCGCTGGATCAGACAAATGCCTGCCGCGCGGCCATGAACGTGTCTGTGGACTGGATTAACGAGCTGAATTGTGAAAGAAGCTGCGGTTAA
- a CDS encoding TspO/MBR family protein, with the protein MKIKNKAALIISILIPLAVGSLSALFSGNMMKYSSFEKPSFSPPAVLFPIVWTILYVLMGISSYLVYTSEDPGKKNALKLYGVQLFFNFFWSILFFAFSQYLLAFIWLIALIVLIVLMIYSFYQISPAAAYLQIPYLLWCLFAACLNFAIYRLN; encoded by the coding sequence ATGAAAATCAAAAATAAAGCCGCTCTTATTATCTCTATTCTGATCCCGCTGGCTGTCGGATCTCTTTCCGCGCTCTTCAGCGGTAATATGATGAAATATTCCTCTTTTGAAAAACCTTCCTTCAGCCCTCCTGCCGTCCTCTTCCCCATTGTATGGACGATCCTGTACGTGCTCATGGGCATATCTTCATACCTGGTCTATACCTCTGAAGATCCCGGGAAAAAGAACGCGTTGAAGCTCTATGGTGTACAGCTGTTTTTTAACTTTTTCTGGAGCATCCTGTTTTTTGCTTTTTCCCAGTATCTCCTGGCCTTTATATGGCTGATTGCACTCATTGTACTCATCGTGCTGATGATCTATTCATTCTACCAGATAAGCCCTGCCGCCGCCTATCTGCAGATCCCTTATTTACTGTGGTGCCTGTTTGCGGCATGCCTGAACTTCGCAATTTACCGGTTAAATTAA
- a CDS encoding response regulator transcription factor: MYKILIVEDDEIIAGAIQKEIRSWGYDARQAEDFEHVLQEFASYDPQLVLLDIGLPFYNGFYWCGEIRKVSRVPIIFISSAADSMNIIMVMNMGGDDFLVKPFDLKVMTAKVQALLRRTYDFGGKTDLLEHRGLILNVGDASFSYQGRRIELTKNENRILQTLMEQKGRIVSREALMRRLWETDSFVDENTLTVNVTRLRRKIDQAGIRDFIATRKGAGYMIGEEP; encoded by the coding sequence ATGTATAAAATCCTGATTGTAGAAGATGATGAGATTATCGCCGGAGCGATACAGAAGGAGATCCGTTCCTGGGGCTATGATGCCCGGCAGGCGGAGGATTTTGAACACGTCCTTCAGGAGTTCGCCTCCTACGATCCCCAGCTGGTGCTGCTGGACATCGGCCTGCCGTTCTATAATGGCTTTTACTGGTGTGGGGAGATACGGAAGGTTTCGAGAGTGCCGATCATTTTTATTTCGTCGGCCGCGGACAGCATGAATATCATAATGGTCATGAACATGGGTGGAGATGATTTCCTGGTGAAGCCCTTTGACCTGAAGGTTATGACCGCAAAGGTACAGGCGCTGCTGCGCCGAACCTATGATTTTGGCGGGAAAACTGACCTGCTGGAGCACCGGGGGCTGATTTTAAATGTGGGGGATGCGTCCTTTTCCTACCAAGGCAGAAGGATTGAACTGACGAAAAACGAGAACAGGATTCTTCAGACACTGATGGAACAAAAGGGCAGGATCGTGAGCAGGGAGGCGCTGATGAGACGGCTGTGGGAGACGGACAGCTTTGTGGATGAAAATACGCTGACGGTGAATGTGACCCGTCTGAGGCGGAAGATTGACCAGGCGGGAATCCGGGATTTTATCGCCACCAGAAAAGGGGCCGGCTACATGATCGGGGAGGAGCCATGA
- a CDS encoding arsenate reductase family protein — translation MLFICYPKCTTCQKARKYLNEKQIAFTERNIKEDNPTAEELKEWIAKSGLPVRKFFNTSGLLYKEMKLKEALPTMSEEEQIALLATDGMLVKRPLLVTGREVLVGFKAEQYDRIAGQEQ, via the coding sequence ATGCTGTTTATATGTTACCCGAAATGCACAACCTGCCAGAAGGCAAGAAAATATTTAAATGAGAAACAGATTGCTTTTACTGAGAGAAATATTAAGGAGGACAATCCCACAGCCGAGGAGCTGAAGGAGTGGATTGCGAAAAGCGGCCTGCCGGTCAGGAAATTTTTTAACACCAGCGGATTGCTGTATAAGGAAATGAAGCTGAAAGAAGCTCTTCCGACGATGTCGGAGGAAGAGCAGATTGCTTTATTGGCCACGGACGGCATGCTGGTAAAGCGTCCGCTTCTGGTGACAGGCCGGGAGGTGCTGGTGGGTTTTAAGGCAGAGCAATATGACAGAATAGCCGGACAAGAACAGTGA
- a CDS encoding phosphate--AMP phosphotransferase, translated as MLENVDVSKQMDKKEAKELLDSLDAEISALQRKAKELGIPVMIVFEGWGASGKGTLINRLIQPMDPRGFRVFSINKATEEEEFHPYMWRFWTKVPGRGRIHIFDRSWYGKVLRDRVDHEMTRDQVACGYHDINSFEHMLSVDGMLILKFFLHISKKEQKRRFEKLEESPETRWRVTKEDWKHHKQYEEYLRAYDEMLENTDTAWAPWCLVEAENYQYAAAKILSCVAEGLKAQIEKVSIAKETPAAGTKAEHASRLRITPLADAKLDRSYTKEEYKKKLKDYQRRLTMLHSELYKKRVPVVLVFEGWDAGGKGGAIKRLTQCMDPRGYEVIPTAAPNDEEKAHHYLWRFWRRMPKAGHVAIFDRSWYGRVMVERVEGFCTEQEWQRAYQEMNEMEEELAASGAVVIKFWMQIDKEEQERRFLARQENPEKSWKLTDEDWRNREKWDQYEAAVNEMIVKTSTHQAPWVIVEGNCKYYARIKVLRTVVNALEKRMK; from the coding sequence ATGCTGGAAAACGTTGATGTGTCAAAACAAATGGATAAAAAAGAGGCGAAGGAGCTTCTGGATTCTCTGGATGCGGAGATTTCAGCTCTTCAGAGGAAGGCAAAGGAGCTGGGGATACCGGTTATGATCGTATTTGAAGGATGGGGCGCTTCCGGCAAGGGAACACTGATTAACCGTCTGATCCAGCCCATGGACCCGAGAGGCTTCCGGGTGTTCAGCATTAATAAGGCAACGGAGGAGGAGGAATTTCATCCTTATATGTGGCGTTTCTGGACAAAGGTGCCTGGCCGGGGAAGGATTCATATCTTTGACAGGAGCTGGTATGGCAAGGTGCTGCGGGATCGGGTGGACCATGAGATGACCAGAGATCAGGTGGCCTGCGGATACCACGATATTAATTCTTTTGAACATATGCTGTCTGTGGATGGCATGCTGATTCTCAAATTCTTCCTGCATATTTCTAAAAAGGAGCAGAAGAGACGGTTTGAAAAGCTGGAAGAGTCGCCGGAGACCCGATGGAGAGTTACGAAGGAGGACTGGAAGCATCATAAGCAGTATGAAGAATATCTGAGAGCATATGACGAAATGTTGGAGAATACCGACACCGCCTGGGCGCCCTGGTGTCTGGTGGAGGCGGAAAACTATCAGTATGCGGCCGCCAAGATTCTTTCCTGTGTTGCCGAAGGGCTGAAAGCTCAGATCGAGAAAGTTTCAATTGCCAAAGAGACCCCTGCAGCCGGAACGAAGGCAGAGCATGCGTCCAGGCTTCGGATCACGCCGCTGGCTGACGCAAAGCTTGACAGAAGCTATACGAAAGAGGAATATAAGAAAAAGCTGAAGGATTATCAGAGAAGGCTTACGATGCTTCACAGCGAGCTGTATAAAAAACGAGTTCCTGTAGTCCTGGTGTTCGAGGGCTGGGATGCCGGAGGCAAGGGCGGCGCCATTAAACGTCTGACCCAGTGCATGGACCCCAGGGGATACGAGGTGATTCCCACCGCGGCGCCGAATGACGAAGAGAAGGCCCACCACTATCTCTGGCGGTTCTGGCGGCGGATGCCGAAGGCAGGACATGTGGCTATTTTTGACAGGAGCTGGTATGGGCGCGTCATGGTTGAGCGGGTGGAGGGCTTCTGCACAGAACAGGAATGGCAGAGGGCTTATCAGGAAATGAATGAGATGGAAGAGGAGCTGGCAGCCTCAGGGGCCGTCGTGATAAAATTCTGGATGCAGATTGACAAAGAGGAACAGGAACGGCGCTTCCTGGCCAGGCAGGAGAATCCTGAGAAGAGCTGGAAGCTGACAGACGAGGACTGGAGGAACCGTGAGAAATGGGACCAATACGAGGCGGCAGTCAATGAGATGATCGTCAAAACCTCCACCCACCAAGCCCCCTGGGTCATTGTGGAGGGGAATTGTAAGTATTACGCGCGCATTAAGGTGCTCAGGACAGTTGTAAACGCGCTGGAAAAGCGAATGAAATGA
- a CDS encoding class I SAM-dependent rRNA methyltransferase, with protein MGFGIVTLKKGEGRLMKSGGPWIFDNEIANVTGDFENGDLVLVHDFDGYPLGRGFLNWNSKIRVRMMTRDQEQEVDEEFLGLRLREAWEYRKKVVDTGSCRLVFGEADFLPGLVVDKFSDVLVVQSLALGMDRMKEAAVRLLKEILAEDGIKIRGVYERSDAKVRQQEGMERTKGFIGDTFDTNVEIMENGVRYIVDVKEGQKTGFFLDQKYNRLAIQKLCGGARVLDCFTHTGSFALNAGMGGAASVLGVDASELGVSQARENACLNGMEDRVRFVCRDVFELLPELEEQGEKFDVIILDPPAFTKSRNSIKNAVRGYREINLRAMKLLKDGGFLATCSCSHFMSYELFTQTINQAAKNVHRRLRQVEYRTQAPDHPILWAAEESYYLKFYIFQVCEER; from the coding sequence ATGGGCTTTGGAATAGTGACATTGAAAAAAGGGGAAGGCCGGCTGATGAAATCAGGCGGTCCCTGGATATTTGATAACGAAATAGCAAACGTAACCGGAGATTTTGAGAACGGTGATCTGGTGTTGGTCCATGATTTTGACGGATATCCGCTGGGACGGGGATTTCTGAACTGGAATTCAAAGATCCGTGTCCGAATGATGACCAGAGATCAGGAGCAGGAGGTAGATGAAGAATTCCTGGGCTTAAGGCTGAGGGAAGCCTGGGAGTACAGGAAGAAGGTGGTGGACACAGGCAGCTGCCGTCTGGTGTTCGGGGAAGCCGATTTCCTGCCGGGTCTGGTGGTGGATAAATTTTCAGATGTGCTGGTCGTGCAGTCTCTGGCGCTGGGCATGGACCGGATGAAGGAGGCGGCTGTCCGGCTGCTGAAGGAGATTTTGGCTGAGGATGGAATTAAGATCCGGGGCGTCTATGAGAGAAGTGACGCGAAAGTACGGCAGCAGGAGGGTATGGAGCGCACGAAAGGTTTCATTGGGGACACTTTCGACACGAATGTGGAAATTATGGAAAACGGAGTCCGATACATAGTCGATGTGAAGGAAGGGCAGAAAACAGGTTTCTTTCTGGATCAGAAATATAACCGGCTGGCAATCCAGAAGCTCTGCGGAGGGGCGAGGGTTCTGGACTGCTTCACCCATACAGGTTCTTTTGCCCTGAATGCCGGAATGGGCGGGGCGGCAAGCGTCCTGGGCGTGGACGCCTCGGAGCTGGGAGTCAGCCAGGCCCGTGAAAATGCCTGCCTGAACGGGATGGAGGACCGGGTTCGGTTCGTGTGCAGGGATGTGTTTGAACTGTTGCCGGAGCTGGAAGAACAGGGGGAGAAATTCGATGTGATCATCCTGGACCCTCCCGCCTTTACGAAATCCAGGAACTCAATAAAAAATGCAGTCAGGGGCTACAGGGAGATTAATCTGAGGGCAATGAAGCTGCTGAAGGACGGGGGCTTTCTGGCCACTTGCTCCTGTTCGCATTTCATGAGCTATGAGCTGTTTACACAGACGATCAACCAGGCGGCGAAAAATGTACACAGGAGGCTGCGCCAGGTGGAATACAGGACCCAGGCGCCGGATCATCCGATCCTGTGGGCGGCGGAAGAATCTTATTACTTAAAATTTTATATCTTTCAGGTGTGTGAGGAACGTTGA
- a CDS encoding nitroreductase family protein — MDNAILKIMRERRSIRKYKKEQITEEQLQAILEAGTYAPTGMGAQSPLILAVQEPEVISLLSRLNAAVMGTDSDPFYGAPTVLVVLADRNRPTYVEDGSLVIGNMLNAAHSVGVDSCWIHRAREVFEGDEGKRLLEQWGIPGHYAGIGHCVLGYRDCEYPAAKPRKDKYIIRV; from the coding sequence ATGGATAATGCGATTCTGAAAATTATGAGAGAGCGGAGAAGCATCCGCAAGTATAAAAAGGAACAGATCACAGAGGAACAGCTTCAGGCGATACTGGAAGCGGGCACCTATGCGCCGACGGGGATGGGGGCACAGTCTCCCCTCATCCTGGCGGTCCAGGAACCGGAGGTGATCAGCCTGCTGTCACGGCTCAATGCGGCTGTGATGGGAACAGATTCTGATCCCTTCTATGGAGCGCCTACCGTGCTGGTTGTGCTGGCGGACCGGAACCGGCCGACGTATGTGGAGGACGGCAGCCTGGTCATCGGCAATATGCTGAATGCCGCCCATTCTGTGGGTGTGGATTCCTGCTGGATACACAGGGCCAGAGAAGTATTTGAAGGGGATGAGGGGAAAAGATTGCTGGAACAGTGGGGTATCCCAGGCCATTACGCAGGGATCGGCCATTGCGTCCTGGGGTACAGAGACTGTGAATACCCGGCGGCAAAGCCCAGAAAGGATAAGTATATCATAAGAGTATGA
- a CDS encoding SPFH domain-containing protein has product MVNSFIAIVGLVVAVGGIVLAILRRGKQYREVNEKKQFPAPVLLIIAGCVLGLLSQSFTVIPTGYSGVKTTFGQISESTVQNGINFKIPFAQSIEMVNNKMQDIKYADQIWSETSDRTAIYYSDVTVTYQINNEKSAWIYANVGNYQENLVSQTLVASALKASSKSLKDTDATNRSIIEPAAQESIQQSLDDKYGKDIVFIRKVVIGGADFEESYNQAIADKQNAQLAYEKQQIENQNAIEKAEADAEAKRIAAEGEADANKILADSLSDDIFKQMMLEKWDGQLPKVTDSGSNVFDVTGLLGEEEDGSQGTGNAEAGQ; this is encoded by the coding sequence ATGGTGAATTCATTTATTGCGATTGTAGGTCTTGTTGTAGCTGTCGGGGGAATTGTCCTGGCGATTCTCCGCCGGGGCAAACAATACCGGGAAGTCAATGAGAAAAAGCAGTTTCCCGCGCCGGTTCTTTTGATCATAGCCGGATGCGTGCTGGGCCTTTTGTCCCAGAGCTTTACGGTGATACCCACCGGCTACAGCGGAGTGAAAACGACTTTTGGACAGATTTCAGAGAGCACAGTACAGAATGGGATTAATTTTAAGATCCCCTTTGCCCAGTCCATCGAGATGGTCAATAATAAGATGCAGGACATTAAATACGCAGACCAGATCTGGAGTGAGACCAGTGACCGTACGGCTATCTATTATTCAGACGTGACAGTAACTTATCAGATCAACAATGAGAAATCTGCCTGGATTTATGCAAACGTGGGAAATTATCAGGAAAACCTGGTATCCCAAACCCTTGTGGCGTCGGCTCTTAAGGCCAGCAGCAAGAGCCTGAAGGATACGGATGCCACGAATCGTTCTATCATTGAGCCGGCCGCCCAGGAGAGCATTCAGCAGTCACTGGACGATAAATACGGGAAGGATATTGTTTTCATACGGAAAGTCGTGATCGGCGGGGCGGATTTTGAGGAAAGCTACAACCAGGCTATAGCGGACAAGCAGAACGCCCAGCTGGCCTATGAAAAACAGCAGATTGAGAATCAGAATGCGATTGAAAAAGCCGAAGCAGATGCCGAAGCTAAGAGGATTGCGGCAGAAGGCGAGGCAGATGCTAACAAGATACTGGCAGATTCCCTGTCGGATGACATCTTCAAACAGATGATGCTGGAGAAATGGGACGGCCAGCTTCCGAAGGTGACAGATTCCGGAAGCAACGTGTTCGACGTGACGGGTCTTCTGGGCGAGGAAGAGGACGGAAGCCAGGGTACAGGCAACGCAGAGGCCGGCCAGTAA
- the tsaA gene encoding tRNA (N6-threonylcarbamoyladenosine(37)-N6)-methyltransferase TrmO: protein MKIIARVRSDFPTKFGIPRQSGLVPELKARIVFEPEYRNPDAVRGLDQFSYIWLLWQFSEALRDTWSPTVRPPRLGGNTRVGVFASRSPFRPNSLGLSSVRLDKIDLDSDLGPVLYISGGDLMDGTPVFDIKPYLPYVDSHPDAEGGFTDQTREYGLRVDIPECLMGYVPEEKRAALAAVLANDPRPSYQNDPSRVYGFFFAGLEVRFTVADGVLCVCEIVKNGGQDGHEV from the coding sequence ATGAAAATAATAGCCCGTGTCCGCAGTGATTTCCCGACCAAATTCGGTATTCCCCGCCAGAGCGGACTGGTGCCGGAGCTGAAGGCCCGGATCGTCTTTGAACCGGAATACCGGAACCCGGATGCCGTACGGGGGCTGGATCAGTTCTCGTATATCTGGCTGCTCTGGCAGTTTTCCGAAGCCCTCAGGGATACCTGGTCCCCAACGGTGAGGCCTCCGAGGCTGGGCGGGAATACCCGTGTGGGTGTATTTGCCAGCCGTTCCCCGTTCCGGCCCAACAGCCTGGGACTGTCGTCGGTGAGACTGGATAAAATTGATCTGGATTCTGACCTGGGACCGGTGCTGTATATTTCCGGCGGTGACCTGATGGATGGCACTCCGGTATTTGATATCAAGCCATATCTGCCGTATGTTGACAGCCATCCGGACGCGGAGGGTGGTTTCACCGACCAGACGCGGGAATATGGGCTGCGTGTGGACATTCCGGAGTGCCTTATGGGGTATGTTCCGGAGGAGAAACGGGCGGCGCTGGCGGCGGTCCTGGCGAACGACCCGCGGCCATCTTATCAAAATGACCCTTCCCGGGTGTATGGCTTTTTTTTCGCAGGGCTGGAGGTAAGATTTACTGTGGCGGACGGTGTGCTGTGCGTATGTGAAATTGTAAAAAACGGAGGCCAGGACGGCCATGAAGTATGA
- the sfsA gene encoding DNA/RNA nuclease SfsA, whose amino-acid sequence MKYERIEPAVFLERPNRFVAHVLLEGQAEKTVCHVKNTGRCRELLVPGTAVYVQRAANPERKTGYDLICAVKNGNLVNMDSQAPNEAAAEWLAKGNLFSKGAKIRREVRHGGSRFDLYIEDGERKAFMEVKGVTLEEGGIAKFPDAPTERGVKHVEELAACCGAGYEAYLLFVVQMKGVRFLTPNDDTHPAFGAALRKAAAAGVRILAADCLVTADTMEIANEIPILLTSPYILE is encoded by the coding sequence ATGAAGTATGAGCGGATAGAACCGGCCGTATTTCTGGAACGGCCGAACCGGTTTGTAGCCCATGTGCTGCTAGAGGGCCAGGCGGAGAAAACCGTCTGTCACGTAAAGAATACGGGCCGCTGCAGGGAGCTGCTTGTACCGGGCACGGCTGTCTATGTGCAGAGGGCGGCCAATCCGGAGCGAAAGACCGGATATGATCTGATCTGTGCCGTGAAGAACGGCAATCTGGTCAACATGGATTCCCAGGCTCCCAACGAGGCGGCGGCGGAATGGCTGGCAAAGGGGAACCTGTTTTCAAAGGGGGCGAAGATCCGGCGGGAAGTCCGTCATGGCGGCTCGCGGTTTGACCTGTACATAGAGGATGGAGAGCGGAAAGCTTTTATGGAGGTTAAGGGAGTGACCCTGGAGGAGGGCGGGATTGCCAAATTCCCTGACGCGCCCACAGAGAGAGGTGTGAAGCATGTGGAAGAGCTGGCTGCCTGCTGTGGGGCGGGATATGAAGCCTATCTGCTGTTTGTCGTACAGATGAAGGGCGTCCGCTTCCTGACGCCAAACGATGACACACATCCCGCTTTTGGAGCCGCGCTGCGGAAAGCGGCAGCCGCAGGGGTGAGAATCCTGGCGGCAGACTGTCTGGTGACGGCAGATACGATGGAGATCGCCAATGAAATTCCGATTTTACTCACATCCCCTTATATTTTAGAATGA